In the genome of Candidatus Falkowbacteria bacterium, the window GTGACGGATGCGAAGAAGAAATTCCGATCGGGCGGTTGAAGGCTGTTCCTTTTACCCGCACTTGCGTCAAGTGCAAGGGTGCAACCACCCACTAACCAGAGCCGGACAAGGCTCACAACCCGAAAGGCCTAGCAGCAACGCTGGGCCTTTTTTTCATGCCGAAATCCATTTGTCTCAACTCCCGCCAAAATGGTATAATATGCATAACTGAATATGCATTTTTTTGATTAGGCATTGTGAAATCTAAGCCAAAGGATTCACAATGGTTTTTTGGTATTTTTGGCGGCGGGTGAGCCGCCAGTTCCCCGCAGGCTCCGCAGGAGCAAGGGGGTCCAGACCGAAAGCGCTTTGGCCCAGGGCAAGGACCAGCGGGTCCAGACGGTCATCACCTGGAATACCAGCGAACCGACTATCGGCCAGCTCTCTTATCAGGCGGGCGTCAATGCCACGGACGAGGTCCTGGCTGAGAAGTTCACTCCAGAAACCACCTTCTCCAAGAAGCATATGGCCCTGATTACCAAATTCCAGCCAGGCCAGATCTATACTTTCCGCATCGCTATCGAGGATTATTCGGGCAACAAGAATATTTCCAAGGCGTATACCATCCTGGCGCCGCGCCAGAAAGAGTCGGTCTTCCAGTTGATTCTTAAGAATTTCGAGGATATCTTCGGCTGGGTGGGCAAAGTGGGGAATTGATAGTATTGGTTGCAGCGAATTGACCGGACGCAAGTCGTTTTGTCACAAAACCGCGAAATGTGGTAAAATAGGGATAATTGAATTGAAAAATTTTAGCTATGGCAAGAAAGAAAAAGAAAGGATGGCTCTCTAGCGGGCCATCAGGATTTTTTAAGCTACCGGAACTTGACCTGGAACCGGAAACAAAACGCAATATTTGGGCAGTCGTGATCCTGGTCTTGGGCTTCATCAGCCTATTAGGCCTTTTCGATATGGCCGGGATTGTCGGCAGTCAATTGGAGCGCCTACAGATCTTCATTTTCGGCTGGGGCAAGTGGCTGTTTCCAGCTGCTTTGTTCTTTTGGGGCTGGAATCTCCATCGCCAGGAAGGGCCTGGCATCAAGGGAGCGACTTATCTCGGACTTTTCTTGTCAGTGATCACTTTGTTGTCGGTTTTACATTTTTTCGTACCTCAACTCGAATGGCAGCAAGCGATCGATTTGGGCGAGGGTGGCGGTTATCTCGGTTATTTTTTGGCTGATACCTTCGCCAAGCTTTTCGGCTTTTGGGCTTCGTTGATATTATTCGTCGGCTTATTCCTGATTTCTTTGATGCTCCTGTTCAACAAGACGCTTTCAGCCATGTTCGGCCGCGACAGCCTGGTGGGCAAGATGCTTTTCCCGGTGTATTGGCTAGCTGGCAAGCTGAGCGGCAGAAAAGATGAGGATGATGAGGAAGGTGAAGAGGGCGAGGAGGAGGAAGAAGAAAACGAAGAGGAAGAGGAAGAGGAAAGTGAAGAGGAAGAAGAGGGCGAGGAGGAGGAAGAAGAAAACGAAGAGGAAGAGGAAGAGGAAAGTGAAGAGGAAGAAGAGGGCGAGGAGGAGCCGCAGCAATTCACCAAGGCAGCCGTCCCGGCCTTCATGGAAGGCGCGAAGCAGTCCGAGAAGCCGACCAAGACCTGGGAACAGACGGAAATCGAAATCGATATGCCTTATGACCTGCTTTCCAACAAAGTGGGCAAGCCGGCGGCAGGCGATATCAAATCCAACGCCGCCACCATTCAAAGGACATTAGAACACTTCAATATATCGGTTGAGATGGGCGATGTGACCGTCGGACCGACAGTTTCCCAATACACCTTCCGCCCGGGCGAAGGAGTTAAGCTGTCACGCATCACGGCCTTGTCGAACGACTTGGCTCTGGCTTTGGCAGCGCAATCGATCCGTATCGAGGCGCCGATTCCAGGACGTTCATTGGTCGGCATCGAGGTGCCGAATCAGACTAAGGCAGTCGTCGGCATCCGCGAGATATTGGAGTCCGAATCTTTCGAACAGCGCAAGAATAATACGATGGTGGTATTAGGTAAGGACGTCAACGGCAAGGGCTGGGTCTATGATCTGACTAAGATGCCTCACTTGCTGGTCGCCGGCCAGACCAACTCCGGCAAATCCGTCTGCTTGAATTCCATCATCATAGGCCTGCTCTACCAGAATAATCCGGATGACTTGCGTTTCATCATGGTCGATCCGAAGCGTGTCGAATTGCCGAACTATGACGGCATCCCGCATTTGGTGGTGCCGGTCATTACCGATGTCTCAAAGACGGTCAATGCCTTGAAATGGTGCATCAACGAGATGGAGCGCCGTCTCGACCTATTGCAGAAATACCACAAAGTCAACGTCAAAGATTATAATGAATGGCAGGCCAAACAGAAGAAGGGCAAGGATTTGGAAAAATTGCCTTACATCGTCTTCATTATCGATGAGCTGGCTGACTTGATGCAGGTGGCAGCCAAAGATGTCGAAGCCGGCATCATCCGACTGACTCAGATGGCGCGCGCTACGGGCATCCATCTGATCCTGGCCACTCAGCGCCCGAGTGTCGACGTGGTTACCGGCTTGATCAAGGCCAATTTGCCTGCCCGCGTCGCCTTCGCTGTGGCTTCAGCCATCGATTCCAAGACCATTCTTGACTCCTCTGGTGCCGAGAAGCTCCTTGGCAAAGGCGATATGCTTTTCACCAACGCGGAAGAGGCCAAGCCACGACGGTTACAGGGCGCCTTCATCAGCACCCAGGAAATCCGCCGCGTAGTCGAGCATATCAAAGCTAACTCTGACGGCCCGACATATATCGATAATGTGACTGAGCGCCAGAAAGTCAAAGGCATGGCCAGTTTCGGTTCTGGCAGTGGCAGCGACGATGATGATGAACTGCTCGAAGAAGCCAAGGAACTAGTCATAAACGCCGGCAAGGCTTCGACCTCGCTGTTACAGCGCCGGCTGTCGATCGGCTATGGCCGTGCCGCCAAGATACTGGACATGCTTGAGGAAGCCGGCATTGTCGGTCCGACCGTCGGCAACAAGCCGCGCGAGATTATGATCTCGAAAGAACAGTATGCCGCTTTTATCGACCAAGGCACGGCTGGCGTCAGCCTGCATCGTCGTGATGAGGCCGAAGCGCCGGAGCACTATCTGCCAGAAGAGGAGGATGACGAGGAAAACGATGAAGAGTCTGAGGAAGAGGAGGAAGAAAATGAAGAAGATAAGGAAGAGTCTGAAGAAAATGAGGACGAAAACGAAAACGAAAACGAAAACGAGGAAGAGGATGCAGTAGAAGAGACAGAAGATGAGCCGGAAGAAGAGGATGAAGAAGAAGTCGAAGAGGATAAGAAGCCGAAAAAATCACGTGAAACCTCCTCCAAAACTAACGATAAACCGAAGAGGCCGATGAGCCCAGATGATTTCGATAAACTTTTTTCAAGATAAATATCATGGCAAACGTCACCCCGGAACAGAAAAGGCAGCTCGAAGATCTTTTTAGCAAGATTACCGAGTACGAGGCCCAGCTGGCTATCTTAGCCAAGAAGCTCCGAACATTTCGTGAGGACTTCAATCAGATACTGGAGCAGAAGCGCGTC includes:
- a CDS encoding DNA translocase FtsK → MARKKKKGWLSSGPSGFFKLPELDLEPETKRNIWAVVILVLGFISLLGLFDMAGIVGSQLERLQIFIFGWGKWLFPAALFFWGWNLHRQEGPGIKGATYLGLFLSVITLLSVLHFFVPQLEWQQAIDLGEGGGYLGYFLADTFAKLFGFWASLILFVGLFLISLMLLFNKTLSAMFGRDSLVGKMLFPVYWLAGKLSGRKDEDDEEGEEGEEEEEENEEEEEEESEEEEEGEEEEEENEEEEEEESEEEEEGEEEPQQFTKAAVPAFMEGAKQSEKPTKTWEQTEIEIDMPYDLLSNKVGKPAAGDIKSNAATIQRTLEHFNISVEMGDVTVGPTVSQYTFRPGEGVKLSRITALSNDLALALAAQSIRIEAPIPGRSLVGIEVPNQTKAVVGIREILESESFEQRKNNTMVVLGKDVNGKGWVYDLTKMPHLLVAGQTNSGKSVCLNSIIIGLLYQNNPDDLRFIMVDPKRVELPNYDGIPHLVVPVITDVSKTVNALKWCINEMERRLDLLQKYHKVNVKDYNEWQAKQKKGKDLEKLPYIVFIIDELADLMQVAAKDVEAGIIRLTQMARATGIHLILATQRPSVDVVTGLIKANLPARVAFAVASAIDSKTILDSSGAEKLLGKGDMLFTNAEEAKPRRLQGAFISTQEIRRVVEHIKANSDGPTYIDNVTERQKVKGMASFGSGSGSDDDDELLEEAKELVINAGKASTSLLQRRLSIGYGRAAKILDMLEEAGIVGPTVGNKPREIMISKEQYAAFIDQGTAGVSLHRRDEAEAPEHYLPEEEDDEENDEESEEEEEENEEDKEESEENEDENENENENEEEDAVEETEDEPEEEDEEEVEEDKKPKKSRETSSKTNDKPKRPMSPDDFDKLFSR